One window from the genome of Candidatus Micrarchaeia archaeon encodes:
- the amrA gene encoding AmmeMemoRadiSam system protein A encodes MEVSEADKKYLFSLARTAIKSYFSEGDRHYPAGVPEKFQKPMGVFVTLRKRGELRGCIGYPLPAASVAQAVADNAVNAAFHDPRFPSLQQPELPEVEIEITLLTVPEPVAYKDPKELLEKIKIGRDGLILEYGPYAGLLLPQVPVEEKWDVRTYLSCLCRKAGLDPEAWLTRPVRIKSFQGIVLGEKK; translated from the coding sequence ATGGAGGTTTCAGAGGCGGATAAAAAGTACTTATTTTCACTGGCGCGCACTGCAATCAAGTCGTATTTCTCCGAGGGGGACCGCCACTATCCTGCCGGCGTGCCTGAAAAATTCCAGAAGCCGATGGGCGTTTTCGTGACTCTCAGGAAGCGCGGCGAATTGCGGGGCTGCATAGGCTACCCTCTTCCGGCCGCGTCTGTCGCGCAGGCCGTTGCGGACAACGCGGTCAATGCGGCGTTTCACGACCCCCGCTTCCCCTCCCTCCAGCAGCCCGAGCTTCCGGAAGTTGAAATAGAGATAACCCTGCTCACGGTCCCAGAGCCCGTGGCGTACAAGGACCCTAAGGAGCTCCTGGAAAAGATAAAAATAGGGCGCGACGGCCTCATCCTGGAATACGGCCCGTACGCGGGGCTCCTGCTCCCGCAAGTGCCCGTAGAAGAGAAGTGGGACGTGCGCACCTACCTCTCTTGCCTGTGCAGGAAGGCCGGGCTGGATCCCGAAGCCTGGCTCACCAGGCCGGTACGCATAAAATCCTTCCAGGGCATAGTTCTTGGTGAGAAGAAATGA